From a region of the Laspinema palackyanum D2c genome:
- a CDS encoding colicin uptake protein encodes MSKPDQLSENLTLNSDLASGVIRLKPQEFIHVLDNNTGITRLEVGPQTITLRDGERLILKPQPAIVVPPRHYCIVANPVMVDENGAPLTDPRGQIRLRYGDREIRLSQEPFPLYPGEELAESVTQLQVVETNQALRLRALRDFSETRAIPGETVQTQMIERVAGDEWLFEGPGTYIPRVEVAIVKTVQATIIKTNQALRLFSRQNCIDRQGIPRRAGEEWLVREEGAYLPGIDEEILGLIEAYVLTERKALHLKAKRSFTDIFGRQRKAGDEWLVTLEDAEIHIPDVYEQVVGEVQVTTLNDREWCIVVDPIDRQGKPQFGMREVRQGRITFFLHPGESLHNGIQKVYVLGEQEALLLRAYEAFTEGTPENPIHHQPGDLWMIHGPRDYIPPVQVEVIETRKAIPLDKNEGIYVRDIQNGELKLVSGPQAYLLAPHEEPWEKELPPVVEELLQRKSDPLGDRGEYSGSGEETRGRTQNQRKQRDKTRAVVFHIPQNAVVQIHDYKERTARNVFGPDLVMLGPDEAFTVLSLSGDKPKRPNAIKSLALLLGPDFMTDIFTVETSDHARLQLQLSYNWYFEVDKNNEEQTEKLFQVPDFVGAACKAIASRVRGAVAGVQFDEFHRNSARIIRQAVFGVDDEGHIREDFRFRSNNLVITNIDIQSVEPVDEETLKSLQKSVQIAIQITTDAQEAAARHDAERIAQQAKARLERQAIVDKSAAEAERRNLLELEAENAAISSTGQATAEARAKAEAAQIQGQLQVNLASQEAEANRIRAEVELAQLRSRQEAELAHQQALTNLEIEKAQRMAEITSTEFAQKVAALGPETLRAIAQAGPEMQARLLAGLGLQSVLITDGKSPINLFNTANGLIGGMPSNPGGNGRE; translated from the coding sequence ATGAGTAAACCCGATCAACTCTCCGAAAATCTCACCTTAAACTCGGATTTAGCCAGTGGAGTGATTCGTCTTAAACCCCAGGAATTTATTCATGTTTTAGATAATAATACGGGAATTACTCGCCTAGAAGTCGGCCCCCAAACGATTACCCTGCGAGATGGGGAACGACTTATCTTAAAACCCCAACCCGCCATTGTTGTTCCCCCACGCCATTATTGCATCGTTGCCAATCCAGTCATGGTGGATGAAAATGGCGCACCCCTCACCGACCCTCGGGGACAAATCCGACTCCGTTATGGCGATCGGGAAATTCGTTTATCCCAAGAACCCTTTCCCCTATATCCAGGGGAAGAACTTGCAGAAAGTGTCACCCAATTGCAAGTCGTCGAAACCAATCAAGCCTTGCGATTGCGCGCCTTACGGGATTTTAGCGAGACCCGGGCAATCCCCGGGGAAACTGTTCAAACCCAAATGATTGAGCGGGTTGCTGGAGATGAATGGCTATTTGAAGGACCCGGAACCTACATTCCTCGGGTAGAAGTGGCGATCGTTAAAACCGTCCAAGCCACTATTATTAAAACCAATCAAGCCCTGCGATTATTCTCCCGTCAAAACTGCATCGATCGCCAGGGAATTCCCCGCCGCGCCGGAGAAGAATGGTTAGTACGAGAAGAAGGAGCTTATTTACCGGGCATTGATGAAGAAATCCTCGGTTTAATTGAGGCTTATGTCTTAACCGAGCGCAAAGCCTTGCATCTCAAAGCCAAACGCAGTTTTACTGACATTTTTGGACGGCAACGGAAAGCCGGAGATGAATGGTTAGTTACCTTAGAAGATGCAGAAATTCATATTCCCGATGTCTATGAACAAGTCGTGGGGGAAGTCCAAGTCACCACATTGAATGACCGAGAATGGTGTATCGTCGTAGACCCCATCGATCGCCAAGGTAAACCCCAATTTGGGATGAGGGAAGTCCGACAAGGGCGTATTACCTTCTTTTTACATCCCGGAGAATCCCTCCACAACGGCATCCAAAAAGTCTATGTGCTAGGGGAACAGGAAGCCTTGTTACTCCGGGCTTATGAAGCTTTTACCGAAGGAACCCCAGAGAACCCGATTCATCACCAACCCGGGGATTTATGGATGATTCATGGTCCCCGGGATTATATTCCTCCGGTACAAGTCGAAGTCATCGAAACCCGCAAAGCGATTCCCTTAGATAAAAATGAAGGAATCTATGTGCGAGATATTCAAAATGGGGAACTGAAACTGGTGAGTGGGCCCCAAGCCTATCTGTTAGCCCCCCATGAAGAACCTTGGGAAAAAGAGTTACCCCCAGTGGTGGAAGAGTTGCTGCAACGCAAAAGTGACCCATTAGGCGATCGCGGGGAATATAGCGGCAGTGGTGAGGAAACCCGGGGACGAACCCAGAATCAGCGCAAACAACGGGATAAAACTCGTGCGGTTGTCTTTCATATTCCTCAAAATGCCGTGGTGCAAATTCACGACTATAAAGAACGAACTGCCCGGAATGTATTCGGTCCTGATTTAGTCATGTTAGGACCCGATGAAGCCTTTACCGTGTTAAGTTTATCGGGGGATAAACCCAAACGACCCAATGCGATTAAATCGTTAGCTTTATTGTTGGGTCCGGATTTCATGACGGATATTTTCACCGTGGAAACTTCGGATCATGCGCGACTGCAATTACAATTATCTTATAATTGGTATTTTGAAGTCGATAAAAATAACGAAGAACAGACGGAGAAATTATTTCAAGTTCCCGATTTTGTCGGCGCTGCTTGCAAGGCGATCGCCTCCCGAGTGCGCGGTGCCGTTGCCGGAGTCCAATTCGATGAATTCCACCGCAACTCCGCCCGCATCATTCGTCAAGCCGTCTTTGGCGTCGATGACGAGGGACATATTCGGGAAGACTTCCGATTTCGGTCGAATAATCTCGTCATCACCAACATCGACATTCAATCCGTCGAACCTGTAGATGAAGAAACCTTAAAAAGCCTGCAAAAATCCGTACAAATTGCCATTCAAATCACCACCGACGCCCAAGAAGCTGCGGCAAGACATGATGCCGAACGCATCGCCCAACAAGCCAAAGCCAGACTCGAAAGACAGGCGATTGTAGACAAAAGTGCCGCCGAAGCCGAACGCCGCAACCTGTTGGAATTAGAAGCAGAAAACGCCGCCATTTCCTCCACGGGACAAGCCACCGCCGAAGCCCGCGCCAAAGCCGAAGCCGCGCAGATTCAAGGGCAATTACAAGTGAATTTAGCCAGCCAAGAAGCCGAAGCCAACCGCATCCGCGCCGAAGTCGAACTCGCCCAACTGCGATCGCGCCAAGAAGCCGAACTCGCCCATCAACAAGCCCTCACAAACCTAGAGATAGAAAAAGCCCAACGGATGGCGGAAATTACCAGTACCGAATTCGCCCAAAAAGTAGCTGCATTAGGACCGGAAACCCTGCGGGCGATCGCTCAAGCCGGACCGGAAATGCAAGCCCGACTCTTAGCGGGATTAGGTCTACAAAGTGTGCTCATTACCGACGGCAAAAGCCCGATTAATTTGTTCAATACCGCCAATGGCTTAATCGGAGGTATGCCCTCTAATCCAGGGGGAAATGGGAGAGAATAG
- a CDS encoding DUF1338 domain-containing protein, whose protein sequence is MKPALIAQELWHQLWLDYSHRVPYARIYETAISEAGGTVANDHIAFRSLALSIETAMGTVNLGIPHLEQVLDGLGYVQMGELSFPSQHLYARHYRHPQQDEFDLPKLFISELIVDQLPPEVRSPLETTVQSGLDIEGLLGCQSAIQDLRAMDTHPTDPHILVQRLKSLFVRPWMPPLRSHLETVNAVSQYGAWVLLHGYTVNHFTGYVNRQNTPAYPDIETTAQALRSRGVPMKAEIEGTAEVGLRQTATRAVQESVTVRSRPEGPFLQIPWTYAYYEIAQRFAIEPTPGHPQLFQGFLGPNAAQLFEMTRSQGSIHPG, encoded by the coding sequence ATGAAACCCGCATTAATCGCCCAAGAACTATGGCATCAACTTTGGCTAGATTACAGTCACCGGGTTCCCTACGCCCGAATTTACGAGACGGCAATTTCTGAAGCGGGGGGAACCGTTGCCAATGATCATATTGCCTTTCGGTCCCTGGCCCTCTCTATTGAAACGGCGATGGGAACCGTGAATTTAGGTATCCCTCACCTGGAACAGGTTCTGGATGGGTTGGGTTATGTGCAAATGGGAGAGTTATCTTTCCCCTCCCAACACCTCTATGCGCGTCACTATCGCCATCCCCAACAGGACGAGTTTGATTTGCCGAAATTGTTTATCAGCGAGTTAATCGTGGATCAGTTGCCGCCCGAGGTGCGATCGCCTCTGGAAACAACGGTGCAGTCGGGTTTAGATATCGAAGGGTTATTAGGGTGCCAGTCTGCTATTCAAGACTTACGGGCGATGGATACTCATCCCACGGACCCTCACATTCTGGTCCAGCGACTCAAATCTCTGTTTGTTCGTCCCTGGATGCCTCCTTTGCGATCGCACCTGGAAACAGTCAATGCCGTGAGTCAGTATGGGGCTTGGGTGTTGCTGCATGGCTATACCGTCAACCATTTTACCGGCTATGTGAACCGCCAAAATACCCCCGCTTACCCGGATATCGAAACCACGGCCCAAGCACTCCGCAGTCGGGGCGTTCCCATGAAGGCGGAAATTGAAGGGACTGCCGAAGTCGGATTACGTCAAACTGCAACCCGGGCAGTACAGGAATCCGTCACCGTCCGCAGTCGGCCCGAGGGTCCTTTTCTGCAAATTCCTTGGACTTACGCTTATTATGAAATCGCTCAACGATTTGCGATCGAACCCACCCCGGGACATCCTCAACTCTTTCAAGGGTTCCTAGGCCCCAACGCCGCCCAACTCTTTGAAATGACCCGTTCCCAGGGAAGCATCCATCCGGGGTGA
- the adhE gene encoding bifunctional acetaldehyde-CoA/alcohol dehydrogenase, whose amino-acid sequence MNSQVTNTQELEQLIQRVKAAQEKYATYSQQQVDEIFKKAALAANSARIPLAKKAVAETGMGVVEDKVIKNHFASEIIYNKYKHEKTCGIIEEDKSFGFQKIAEPVGILAGIVPTTNPTSTAIFKALLALKTRNGIIFSPHPRAKECTRDAAKIILEAAVAAGAPEDLIGWIDEPTVPLSQHLMQHPDIKLILATGGPGMVKAAYSSGHPSLGVGAGNTPAVIDETAHIKMAVSSIILSKTFDNGMICASEQSVIVVDEVYEEVKQEFSDRGAYFLNPEERQKLGSKIIVNGRLNPDIVGQSIQKLAEIAGISVPEETRVLIGEVEEISEAEPFAYEKLSAILAMYRATDFHDSVHKAHDLVQFGGRGHTAVLYTSPANTQNIHEFEGQMQTARVLINTPSSQGAIGDLYNFRLDPSLTLGCGTWGGNSISENVGPHHLLNIKTISERRENMLWFRIPPKVYFKYGSLPIALRELAGKQRAFIVTDKPLYDMGLTKSVEEVLEEIGVKYDIFFDVEPDPSLTTVNKGLARMNSFKPDVIIALGGGSPMDAAKVMWLMYEHPEIEFEGLATRFMDIRKRVYELPPLGVKAIMVAIPTTSGTGSEVTPFAVVTDDRTGIKYPLADYALTPNMAIVDPELVLNMPKKLTAYGGIDALTHALEAYVSVCASEFTNGLALEAIRLLFKYLPSSYKNGAKDPKAREKVHYAATIAGMAFANAFLGVCHSMAHKLGSTFHVPHGLANALMISHVIRYNATDTPFKQAIFPQYKYPNAKWRYARIADYLGLGGDTEQEKIEKLVEAIENLKKELDIPLTLKEALSGDDKAFYEEVEEMADQAFDDQCTGANPRYPLIRDLKELYVLAYRGCRIDSALYHQESQEEVLQGNGADAVTSIIQPVMVESNS is encoded by the coding sequence ATGAACAGCCAAGTCACCAACACTCAAGAACTCGAACAACTCATTCAGCGGGTCAAAGCGGCCCAAGAAAAATATGCCACCTACAGTCAGCAACAGGTGGATGAAATTTTCAAGAAAGCAGCCCTAGCCGCCAACTCAGCCCGAATTCCCCTGGCCAAGAAAGCGGTAGCAGAAACCGGCATGGGAGTCGTGGAAGACAAGGTGATCAAAAACCACTTTGCCTCAGAAATTATCTACAACAAATATAAGCACGAAAAAACCTGCGGCATTATCGAAGAAGACAAATCTTTTGGCTTCCAGAAAATAGCCGAACCTGTGGGCATTCTGGCGGGGATCGTCCCCACAACCAACCCCACTTCTACGGCTATTTTTAAAGCCCTGCTTGCCCTGAAGACCCGGAACGGGATTATTTTCTCTCCCCACCCTCGGGCGAAAGAATGCACCCGAGATGCGGCAAAAATCATCCTGGAAGCTGCCGTAGCTGCCGGAGCACCCGAAGACCTCATCGGCTGGATTGACGAGCCCACGGTGCCGTTATCCCAGCACTTGATGCAGCATCCTGATATTAAATTAATCCTGGCAACCGGCGGTCCGGGTATGGTGAAAGCGGCCTATTCTTCCGGACATCCGTCTTTAGGGGTAGGTGCTGGAAATACTCCGGCGGTGATTGATGAAACTGCCCATATTAAAATGGCTGTTTCCTCGATTATTCTGAGCAAAACCTTTGACAATGGGATGATTTGCGCCTCAGAACAATCGGTGATTGTGGTAGATGAGGTGTATGAGGAGGTCAAACAGGAATTTAGCGATCGCGGCGCATACTTCCTGAATCCGGAAGAACGGCAAAAACTCGGCAGCAAAATCATTGTCAACGGACGCTTAAATCCGGATATTGTCGGACAATCCATCCAAAAACTGGCTGAAATTGCCGGAATTTCCGTTCCAGAAGAGACGCGGGTCCTGATTGGGGAAGTAGAAGAGATTTCCGAAGCGGAACCCTTTGCCTACGAGAAACTCTCCGCTATCTTAGCCATGTATCGGGCGACAGATTTTCACGATTCCGTCCATAAAGCCCATGACTTAGTGCAGTTTGGCGGACGGGGACATACTGCCGTACTCTATACATCTCCGGCGAATACCCAGAATATCCACGAATTTGAAGGGCAAATGCAAACGGCGCGGGTGCTGATTAATACTCCCTCCTCTCAAGGGGCGATCGGCGACCTATATAACTTCCGCCTTGACCCCTCCCTGACCCTCGGTTGCGGCACCTGGGGAGGCAACTCCATCAGCGAAAACGTCGGTCCCCACCATCTGCTCAACATCAAAACCATCTCGGAACGCCGGGAAAATATGCTTTGGTTCCGGATTCCGCCCAAAGTGTACTTTAAATATGGTTCCCTCCCGATCGCCCTGCGGGAACTCGCCGGAAAACAACGCGCCTTTATCGTCACCGATAAACCGTTGTACGACATGGGTCTCACCAAGTCCGTGGAAGAAGTCCTCGAAGAAATTGGCGTTAAATATGACATCTTCTTCGACGTCGAACCCGATCCATCCCTGACTACGGTCAATAAGGGACTGGCGCGGATGAACTCTTTCAAACCCGACGTGATTATCGCCCTCGGGGGAGGTTCCCCGATGGATGCGGCGAAAGTCATGTGGTTGATGTATGAACATCCGGAAATCGAATTTGAAGGACTCGCCACCCGGTTTATGGACATCCGCAAACGGGTGTACGAACTCCCGCCATTGGGTGTCAAAGCGATCATGGTTGCCATTCCCACCACTTCGGGAACGGGTTCAGAAGTCACCCCCTTCGCCGTCGTCACGGACGATCGCACGGGGATCAAGTATCCCCTGGCAGATTACGCCCTCACTCCGAACATGGCGATCGTCGATCCGGAATTGGTGCTGAATATGCCCAAGAAACTCACCGCCTACGGTGGCATCGACGCCCTCACCCATGCCTTAGAAGCCTACGTTTCCGTCTGTGCTTCTGAGTTTACCAACGGATTGGCCTTAGAAGCGATTCGCCTGCTGTTTAAGTATCTGCCTTCCTCCTACAAAAACGGGGCCAAAGACCCGAAAGCGCGGGAGAAAGTGCATTATGCGGCGACGATCGCCGGGATGGCATTTGCGAACGCCTTCCTCGGGGTCTGTCACTCAATGGCGCATAAACTGGGTTCGACCTTCCATGTCCCCCACGGGTTAGCCAATGCCCTGATGATTTCTCACGTCATCCGGTATAATGCCACGGACACGCCCTTTAAGCAAGCCATCTTCCCGCAATACAAATATCCCAATGCCAAATGGCGGTATGCGCGGATTGCCGACTATCTCGGACTCGGTGGGGATACCGAACAAGAGAAAATCGAGAAATTGGTAGAGGCGATCGAGAACCTCAAGAAAGAGTTAGACATTCCTCTGACCCTGAAAGAAGCCCTCTCTGGGGATGACAAAGCCTTCTACGAAGAAGTGGAAGAAATGGCGGATCAGGCATTTGACGACCAATGTACAGGTGCCAATCCCCGCTATCCCCTGATTCGCGACCTTAAAGAGTTGTATGTCCTAGCTTACCGGGGTTGCCGCATCGATTCCGCTTTGTATCATCAAGAATCTCAGGAAGAGGTGTTACAAGGCAATGGCGCTGATGCTGTAACTTCTATCATCCAGCCGGTGATGGTGGAAAGTAACTCGTAA
- the ureC gene encoding urease subunit alpha, with protein sequence MSYKMDRRAYAETYGPTVGDRIRLADTELFIEVEQDFTTYGDEVKFGGGKVIRDGMGQSPIANDNGAVDLVITNAVILDWWGVVKADVGIRDGKIFKIGKAGNPYIQDHVDIIIGPGTEAIAGEGMILTAGGIDAHIHFICPQQIEVAIASGITTMLGGGTGPATGTNATTCTPGPWNIHRMLQAADAFPVNLGFMGKGNSSRPRALVEQVLAGAMGLKLHEDWGTTPAAIDTCLTVADEYDVQVAIHTDTLNEAGFVEQTIAAFKDRTIHTYHTEGAGGGHAPDIIKVCGQKNVLPSSTNPTRPYTVNTLEEHLDMLMVCHHLDRSIPEDVAFAESRIRRETIAAEDILHDLGAFSMISSDSQAMGRVGETIIRTWQTAHKMKVQRGFLSPDDRKDGIPSTTEQDNFRARRYIAKYTINPAIAHGISNYVGSIEEGKLADLCLWRPAFFGVKPELVIKGGAIAYAQMGDANASIPTPQPIHSQPMFASFGGSRTATSFTFVSQAALELEIPTQLGLRKPAIAVSDTRKVGKRDMKLNETLPYIEVDPETYQVWADGQLLTCEPAQVLPLAQRYFLF encoded by the coding sequence ATGAGTTATAAAATGGACCGCCGCGCTTATGCGGAAACTTATGGCCCAACGGTGGGCGATCGCATTCGGTTAGCCGATACAGAATTATTTATTGAAGTTGAACAAGACTTTACCACCTACGGCGATGAAGTGAAATTTGGCGGGGGAAAAGTCATCCGCGATGGCATGGGACAATCCCCCATTGCCAATGATAACGGGGCGGTGGATTTAGTGATTACCAATGCGGTGATTCTCGATTGGTGGGGAGTGGTTAAAGCCGATGTGGGAATCCGGGATGGCAAAATATTTAAAATTGGTAAGGCGGGAAATCCTTATATCCAAGATCATGTTGATATTATTATCGGTCCAGGAACCGAGGCGATCGCCGGGGAAGGGATGATTCTCACTGCCGGGGGAATCGATGCCCATATACACTTTATTTGTCCCCAACAGATTGAGGTGGCGATCGCCTCGGGAATTACCACCATGTTAGGCGGGGGAACCGGACCCGCTACGGGAACGAATGCCACCACCTGTACCCCCGGACCTTGGAACATCCACCGGATGTTACAAGCTGCCGATGCCTTCCCTGTGAATCTCGGATTTATGGGAAAAGGCAACAGCAGCAGACCCCGCGCCCTCGTGGAACAGGTTCTCGCCGGTGCAATGGGATTAAAATTACATGAAGACTGGGGAACCACTCCAGCGGCGATCGATACTTGTCTGACGGTTGCCGATGAGTATGATGTGCAAGTTGCCATCCATACCGATACCCTGAATGAAGCGGGATTTGTAGAACAAACCATCGCCGCCTTTAAAGACCGCACCATTCATACTTACCATACGGAAGGGGCTGGCGGAGGACACGCCCCGGATATTATCAAGGTTTGCGGACAAAAAAATGTCCTCCCCTCTTCCACCAATCCCACCCGCCCTTATACTGTAAATACCTTAGAAGAACATCTGGATATGCTGATGGTGTGCCATCACCTCGATCGCAGTATCCCCGAAGATGTCGCTTTTGCTGAATCCCGCATCCGTCGGGAAACCATTGCTGCCGAGGATATTTTACATGACCTCGGGGCGTTTAGTATGATTTCCTCCGATTCTCAGGCAATGGGACGAGTGGGAGAAACCATCATTCGCACTTGGCAAACCGCCCATAAAATGAAGGTACAGCGCGGGTTTTTGTCCCCGGATGACCGCAAAGATGGGATTCCCAGTACAACAGAACAGGATAATTTCCGGGCGCGACGTTATATTGCCAAATATACGATTAATCCCGCAATTGCCCACGGGATTTCTAATTATGTGGGGTCGATTGAAGAAGGTAAACTGGCGGATTTATGCTTGTGGCGTCCGGCATTTTTTGGGGTGAAACCGGAACTGGTGATCAAAGGGGGGGCGATCGCCTACGCCCAAATGGGAGATGCCAATGCCAGTATTCCGACTCCGCAACCGATCCATTCTCAGCCGATGTTTGCCAGTTTTGGAGGGTCTCGGACTGCCACATCTTTTACATTTGTCTCCCAAGCAGCATTGGAGTTAGAAATACCAACTCAGTTAGGTTTGCGAAAACCAGCTATTGCCGTTTCGGACACGCGCAAGGTGGGGAAACGGGATATGAAATTAAATGAGACCCTGCCTTATATTGAGGTAGATCCAGAAACCTATCAAGTTTGGGCGGATGGTCAATTACTCACCTGTGAACCGGCACAAGTGTTGCCCTTGGCCCAGCGATATTTTCTGTTTTAA
- a CDS encoding type II toxin-antitoxin system HicB family antitoxin, which translates to MKIKAIIHPAEEGGYWAEVPALPGCITEGDTLEEVTQNLQDAVEGWLSVANNSLKKTKSTDEIVEIAV; encoded by the coding sequence ATGAAAATTAAAGCCATTATTCATCCAGCAGAAGAAGGGGGCTATTGGGCAGAAGTTCCAGCCCTTCCCGGTTGCATTACCGAAGGTGATACCTTGGAAGAGGTCACCCAGAATTTACAAGACGCCGTTGAGGGTTGGCTGAGTGTTGCGAATAATAGTCTGAAAAAAACAAAGTCCACAGACGAAATTGTGGAAATTGCGGTATGA
- a CDS encoding type II toxin-antitoxin system HicA family toxin has product MKSISGKQLCKIVEKKGWVLQRITGSHYIYNNPEEQKILSIPVHSNQDLKIGTLKALMKVANLTEEDL; this is encoded by the coding sequence ATGAAGTCTATTTCGGGAAAACAACTTTGTAAAATTGTGGAAAAGAAGGGCTGGGTTTTACAGAGAATTACAGGAAGCCACTATATTTACAACAATCCCGAAGAACAAAAAATTCTCTCTATTCCTGTCCATAGTAATCAGGACTTAAAAATTGGCACTTTAAAGGCATTGATGAAAGTAGCCAATCTCACCGAGGAGGACTTGTGA
- a CDS encoding CHAT domain-containing protein → MKLFKGWMKLFLAMTLVAIAADPAITQTGNQSDVTGPLPEEPLPEEPLPEEPLPEEPLPEEPLPEEPLPPPPTIAPTGSITPLPTPTETPAETPAETPAETPAETPAETPTETPTETPAETPTETPPETPTDTPPGDTPVIPVDSPGEVLTPIPVQTQEPINIQSPEPTGPLVIPENPEIPLEEEIPPPVSENNPEPDPTTESTNSIEGQILEGEPSTTGEAQPLSSLSDQEVDRPGYETQLAAADIGVAVQMLEEYQAMEFSNYLEVELFGETATPDDIAQTLYDLWQATGNKSSFIYVSALADQLELVMIFPQNFRVSGGSSDLVASADLAQGLIERTTDVAVRETVPNVVREQLLEQVQNLRSELTNPRRLNSKSYLPIAQSLYQSLIAPMEAQLEANGIETLVFSMDSGLRTLPLVALHDGEQFLLEKYAVALVPSFGLTDVTYSDIRNREVLGMGSAIFQDLNPLPAVPTELQNIVSAPWKGNVFLNEQFTAANFRQINQEKRFGIIHLATHAEFQGGNLDNSYITFFDSRVGLNQIRDLATELGWNTSQSPPIELLTLSACRTAVGDTEAELGFAGLAVLSGAKASLASFWYVSDAGTLGLMSEFYSQLGEKPLKAEALRQTQLALLRGEVRIENGMLVLSNGKTVPLPPELREQKTINLSHPYFWSAFTLIGNWN, encoded by the coding sequence ATGAAGCTGTTTAAGGGATGGATGAAATTGTTTCTGGCTATGACATTGGTGGCGATCGCTGCTGATCCTGCCATCACCCAGACGGGAAACCAGTCCGATGTCACGGGACCCCTACCAGAGGAACCGCTACCAGAGGAACCGCTACCAGAGGAACCGCTACCAGAGGAACCGCTACCGGAGGAACCGCTACCGGAGGAACCGCTACCGCCACCGCCAACGATCGCACCCACAGGAAGCATCACCCCTCTACCTACTCCCACCGAAACTCCCGCAGAAACTCCCGCAGAAACTCCCGCAGAAACTCCCGCAGAAACTCCCGCAGAAACTCCCACAGAAACTCCCACAGAAACTCCCGCAGAAACTCCCACAGAAACTCCCCCAGAAACTCCCACAGACACACCACCTGGAGATACCCCAGTAATCCCTGTTGACAGTCCAGGGGAAGTGCTGACACCGATTCCCGTTCAAACCCAAGAACCGATTAACATTCAGTCCCCCGAACCCACGGGCCCGCTTGTCATCCCCGAGAATCCAGAGATTCCCCTGGAGGAGGAAATTCCTCCTCCGGTGAGCGAGAATAATCCAGAACCCGACCCCACAACTGAAAGTACCAATTCCATAGAGGGTCAAATTCTCGAAGGTGAGCCCAGCACAACGGGAGAAGCACAGCCCTTGAGTAGTCTATCGGACCAAGAAGTTGATCGCCCGGGTTATGAAACTCAGTTAGCTGCGGCTGATATTGGGGTGGCGGTTCAAATGTTGGAAGAATATCAGGCAATGGAGTTTAGCAATTATTTAGAAGTGGAGTTATTTGGGGAAACCGCAACTCCCGATGATATTGCTCAAACCTTGTATGATTTGTGGCAAGCGACGGGTAACAAGAGTTCATTTATTTATGTCTCAGCGTTAGCGGACCAATTAGAACTGGTGATGATTTTTCCCCAGAATTTTCGAGTATCGGGGGGCAGTTCTGACTTAGTGGCTTCGGCGGATTTAGCCCAAGGACTGATTGAGAGAACCACGGATGTAGCGGTTCGCGAAACGGTACCCAATGTCGTGCGGGAACAGCTTCTTGAACAGGTGCAAAACTTGCGATCGGAACTGACTAATCCCCGAAGGCTCAACAGTAAAAGTTACTTACCGATCGCCCAATCACTTTATCAGTCGCTAATTGCTCCAATGGAAGCACAACTGGAAGCCAATGGGATTGAAACTTTAGTTTTTTCAATGGATTCTGGGTTGAGAACCCTTCCCCTGGTGGCCTTGCATGATGGGGAACAGTTTTTATTAGAAAAATATGCCGTTGCTTTAGTCCCCAGTTTTGGCTTAACTGATGTCACCTATTCTGATATCCGGAACCGAGAAGTATTAGGGATGGGTTCTGCTATTTTTCAAGACCTCAATCCCCTCCCTGCGGTGCCGACTGAATTGCAAAATATTGTGAGCGCTCCCTGGAAGGGAAATGTCTTTCTGAATGAACAATTCACTGCCGCTAATTTCCGACAAATTAACCAGGAAAAACGCTTTGGAATTATCCATTTAGCAACCCATGCCGAATTTCAAGGGGGAAATTTAGATAACTCTTATATCACGTTTTTTGATAGCCGAGTCGGACTCAATCAAATTCGAGACTTAGCCACGGAACTCGGGTGGAATACCTCCCAGAGTCCTCCCATTGAACTATTAACCCTAAGTGCCTGTCGGACCGCAGTGGGAGATACAGAGGCTGAGTTGGGATTTGCGGGGTTAGCTGTACTTTCTGGGGCTAAGGCATCCTTAGCCAGTTTCTGGTATGTCAGCGATGCAGGAACTCTGGGATTAATGAGTGAATTTTATTCCCAATTAGGGGAAAAACCACTGAAAGCCGAAGCTTTACGGCAAACCCAACTGGCGCTGTTAAGGGGAGAGGTTCGCATAGAAAATGGGATGTTAGTTCTATCGAATGGCAAAACCGTTCCCCTACCCCCGGAATTGAGGGAACAAAAAACGATAAACCTATCTCACCCTTATTTTTGGTCTGCGTTTACCCTGATTGGGAACTGGAATTAA